In Vidua chalybeata isolate OUT-0048 chromosome 5, bVidCha1 merged haplotype, whole genome shotgun sequence, one genomic interval encodes:
- the ELFN2 gene encoding protein phosphatase 1 regulatory subunit 29, with product MRAPLQTMLCLGLWTAALLCLFSPGTVRGDCWLIEGDKGYVWLAICSQNQPPYETIPQHINSTVHDLRLNENKLKVVLYSSLNRFGNLTDLNLTKNEISYIEDGAFMGQSNLQVLQLGYNKLTNLTEGMLRGMARLQFLFVQHNLIELVTPTAFSECPSLISIDLSSNRLSRLEGNTFTSLSNLMVCELAGNPFNCDCSLYGFLNWLALFNNVTKNYDRLQCETPREFAGYPLLVPRPHHNRNAITIFQSMCRGGTIPSLSRVNPTPYTPDSQRDLDEGSAISPGDFLSVKPPASSTTDSSFSPSIKLHDVTITSAILMVTIPMPYSKMYVLVQYNNSYVSDIATLKSKKEYVTVNKLKAHTDYTFCVASIRNNRRYNHTCLTFATRSKGREDPISSTSTTTHYIMTTLGCLFGMVIVLGVVYYCLRKRRMQEEKQKSLNVKKTILEMRYGSDIDTSTMVHPSQKLGEPPVIPVSRMSSIPSMIGEKLPPSKSMDAGMETPKVTTKGNYIEVRTGGGDGLERTQRDEDLRELDNGQGSAAEISTIAKEVDKVNQIINNCIDALKLDTASFLGGGTGVDSDMAFECQSIPAGSSSGLERPSFLSPPYKESSHHPLQRQLSADAAVARKTCSVSSSGSIKSAKVFSLDVPDHPPLSKSDSKYIEKGSPLNSPLDRLPLVSPSAIHHLEVKPSYHCSEHRHSFPALYYEESADTLSQRVSFLKPLSRSKRDSTYSQLSPRHYFSGYSSSPEYSSESTHKIWERFRPYKKHHREEVYMAAGHALRKKVQFAKDEDLHDILDYWKGVSAQQKL from the coding sequence ATGAGGGCACCACTGCAGACCATGCTGTGCCTGGGGTTGTGGacagctgccctgctctgcttgtTTTCCCCTGGCACCGTGCGGGGTGACTGCTGGCTGATTGAGGGGGACAAAGGGTATGTGTGGCTGGCCATCTGCAGCCAGAATCAGCCCCCCTATGAGACCATCCCTCAGCATATCAACAGCACGGTGCACGACTTGCGTCTGAATGAGAACAAGCTCAAAGTGGTGCTGTACTCCTCCCTCAACCGCTTCGGCAACCTGACTGATTTGAACCTGACCAAGAATGAGATCTCCTACATTGAGGATGGGGCTTTCATGGGTCAGTCAAACCTCCAGGTCCTACAGCTGGGCTACAACAAACTCACCAACCTGACAGAGGGCATGTTGCGGGGTATGGCCCGCCTCCAGTTCCTCTTTGTGCAGCATAACCTAATTGAGCTGGTCACCCCTACTGCCTTCTCTGAGTGCCCCAGCTTGATTAGCATTGACCTGTCATCCAACCGCCTCAGCCGTCTGGAGGGCAACACTTTCACCAGCTTGAGCAACCTGATGGTGTGTGAGCTGGCTGGCAACCCCTTCAACTGTGACTGTAGCCTCTATGGCTTTCTTAACTGGCTGGCTCTCTTCAACAACGTCACCAAGAACTATGACCGCCTCCAATGTGAGACTCCACGGGAGTTTGCTGGGTATCCGCTTCTGGTGCCTCGGCCTCACCACAACCGCAATGCCATCACCATCTTCCAGTCCATGTGCAGAGGGGGCACCATCCCCTCCCTCTCCAGGGTCAACCCAACACCTTACACCCCTGACTCCCAGCGAGATCTGGATGAGGGGTCAGCCATCAGCCCTGGGGATTTCCTCTCAGTCAAGCCTCCAGCCTCTTCCACCACTGACTCCTCCTTCAGTCCCAGTATCAAGTTACATGATGTCACAATCACTTCAGCCATCCTGATGGTCACCATCCCCATGCCCTACAGTAAGATGTATGTGCTGGTCCAATACAACAACAGCTATGTTTCTGACATAGCAACACTGAAGAGCAAGAAGGAATATGTCACTGTCAACAAGCTGAAGGCCCACACAGATTATACATTCTGCGTGGCCTCTATCCGCAACAACAGGCGTTACAACCACACTTGCCTGACCTTTGCAACCCGGAGCAAAGGCAGGGAGGATCCTATTTCCAGTACTTCCACCACTACACACTATATTATGACCACCCTGGGTTGCCTCTTTGGGATGGTCATTGTCCTGGGGGTGGTGTACTACTGCCTGCGGAAGCGGAGGATGCAGGAGGAGAAACAGAAGTCACTCAATGTCAAAAAGACCATTCTAGAAATGCGTTATGGATCAGATATTGATACCAGTACCATGGTCCATCCTTCCCAGAAGCTGGGTGAGCCACCTGTCATTCCTGTCTCACGGATGTCCTCCATCCCTTCCATGATTGGGGAGAAGTTGCCCCCATCAAAGTCAATGGATGCTGGGATGGAGACTCCTAAAGTCACCACTAAAGGTAACTACATTGAGGTGAGGACAGGTGGTGGGGATGGGCTGGAGAGAACCCAGCGAGATGAGGACCTGAGGGAGCTTGACAACGGGCAAGGCTCAGCTGCTGAGATCTCTACTATAGCCAAGGAGGTAGACAAGGTCAACCAGATCATCAACAACTGTATTGATGCCCTCAAGCTGGACACAGCATCTTTCCTGGGTGGTGGGACTGGTGTTGACTCAGATATGGCCTTTGAGTGCCAGTCCATCCCAGCTGGTTCCTCGAGTGGGCTAGAGCGGCCCAGCTTTCTTTCCCCACCCTACAAGGAAAGCTCCCACCACCCTTTGCAGCGCCAGCTCAGTGCTGATGCTGCTGTGGCCAGAAAGACCTGCAGTGTCTCCTCTAGTGGCTCCATCAAGAGCGCCAAGGTCTTCAGCTTGGATGTGCCTGACCACCCACCACTCAGCAAGTCTGACTCCAAATACATTGAGAAGGGCAGCCCACTAAACAGCCCTTTGGATCGTCTTCCCTTGGTGTCTCCAAGCGCCATCCACCACTTGGAGGTCAAGCCTTCTTACCATTGCAGTGAGCACCGTCACTCCTTCCCGGCCCTGTACTATGAGGAAAGTGCTGACACCTTGAGCCAGCGGGTGTCATTCCTCAAGCCACTGTCCCGGTCCAAGCGAGATTCCACATACTCCCAGCTCTCCCCCAGACACTACTTCTCGGGCTACTCCTCCAGCCCCGAGTACTCCTCAGAGAGCACCCACAAGATCTGGGAGCGATTCCGGCCTTATAAGAAGCATCACAGGGAGGAGGTTTACATGGCAGCTGGGCATGCCCTGCGGAAGAAAGTTCAATTTGCCAAGGACGAGGATCTGCATGACATCCTGGATTACTGGAAAGGAGTCTCTGCTCAGCAGAAGCTGTGA